A section of the Leminorella richardii genome encodes:
- a CDS encoding 4'-phosphopantetheinyl transferase family protein, with translation MSQPPSLTLATVRLPDENWLPPSLARLSPSILTQSEAFTPQRRCQFLTGRWLLAELMHRQFGCDQLPEMGEPVNGRPSFASASLPDFNLSHSGTDLIVALAQGCRVGVDIEQNRPRKKLLALAQYSFSEEECLWLASLPESSQTDGFWQLWTLRESVLKLSAKGVWQMKQIAVSPSQRTVRTDFSPSPFCYIQRDNDVLWSAACDTPLSAEQISVWRIDADTLSFSPEPLTSMVTFAADGARR, from the coding sequence ATGTCACAGCCCCCCTCCCTAACGCTCGCTACAGTGAGGCTGCCAGATGAAAACTGGCTGCCTCCTTCGCTGGCGCGACTGTCACCGTCCATTCTGACGCAAAGCGAGGCTTTCACGCCACAGCGCCGCTGTCAGTTTCTTACCGGGCGCTGGCTGTTGGCAGAGCTGATGCATCGACAGTTTGGCTGTGACCAACTGCCTGAAATGGGAGAGCCCGTTAACGGCAGGCCTTCGTTTGCTTCGGCCTCGCTGCCGGACTTTAACCTGAGCCACAGCGGTACCGACCTGATTGTGGCGCTGGCGCAGGGCTGCCGCGTTGGCGTAGATATCGAACAAAACAGGCCGCGAAAAAAGCTGCTGGCGCTGGCACAGTACAGCTTTAGCGAAGAAGAGTGCCTTTGGCTTGCTTCTCTACCGGAAAGCAGCCAAACGGACGGATTTTGGCAACTGTGGACCCTTCGTGAGTCGGTGCTTAAGCTTTCTGCCAAAGGCGTCTGGCAGATGAAGCAGATTGCCGTTTCTCCCTCCCAGCGGACAGTTCGAACCGATTTTTCACCCTCGCCTTTCTGCTACATTCAGCGAGATAATGACGTGCTCTGGAGCGCCGCCTGTGACACACCGTTGTCGGCTGAGCAAATTTCCGTCTGGCGGATTGACGCCGATACGCTGAGCTTTAGCCCTGAGCCGCTGACCAGTATGGTCACATTTGCCGCCGATGGCGCTCGGCGCTGA
- a CDS encoding beta-ketoacyl-ACP synthase, whose protein sequence is MTRRVVITGMGGVTALGNDWPSVCAALKKRQNAVRFMQPWTEFAGLNTHLGAPIVDFALPEHYTRKKIRSMGRVSLLSTRATELALEMAGLLDSEALTDGSTGIAYGSSTGSTKQIGEFGTMLNDKNVYSITATTYVQMMPHTSAVNTGLFFGLRGRVIPTSSACTSGSQAIGYAYEAIKHGYQNVMVAGGAEELCPSEAAVFDTLFATSQMNDTPELSPRPFDAKRDGLVIGEGAGTLILEELSHAQARGATIYGEIVGFATNCDAAHITQPRKETMQVCIEQALTSANLSPKDIGYISAHGTATERGDVAESLATEAIFGDSTPISSLKSYFGHTLGACGALEAWLSLEMMRSGWFAPTINLENPDPACGQLDYIMGEGRSIDTEYIQSNNFAFGGINTSLIIKRWP, encoded by the coding sequence ATGACACGTCGCGTTGTTATTACCGGGATGGGCGGCGTTACTGCCCTCGGCAACGATTGGCCAAGCGTTTGTGCCGCACTCAAAAAGCGCCAGAACGCCGTCAGGTTTATGCAGCCATGGACAGAGTTTGCCGGGCTGAATACGCATCTTGGCGCACCGATTGTCGACTTTGCCCTTCCTGAACACTATACCCGCAAGAAGATCCGCTCTATGGGCAGGGTTTCTCTGCTGTCCACTCGCGCTACTGAGCTGGCATTGGAGATGGCCGGTCTACTGGACAGCGAGGCCCTGACCGACGGCAGTACCGGTATCGCCTACGGTTCCTCAACCGGCAGCACTAAGCAGATCGGCGAGTTTGGCACCATGCTGAACGACAAAAACGTCTACAGCATTACCGCCACTACCTACGTACAGATGATGCCCCATACGTCTGCGGTTAATACCGGTCTGTTTTTCGGCCTGCGCGGGCGAGTTATTCCGACGTCAAGCGCCTGTACGTCAGGCAGTCAGGCTATCGGCTACGCCTACGAAGCCATTAAGCACGGCTATCAGAACGTGATGGTAGCCGGCGGTGCGGAAGAGCTGTGCCCTTCAGAAGCCGCCGTATTCGACACCCTGTTCGCCACCAGCCAGATGAACGACACACCGGAGCTGTCGCCTCGCCCGTTTGACGCCAAGCGCGATGGACTGGTCATTGGCGAAGGCGCAGGCACGCTGATCCTGGAAGAGCTTTCTCACGCTCAGGCGCGAGGCGCCACGATTTATGGTGAGATTGTCGGCTTTGCTACCAACTGCGATGCGGCCCACATTACTCAACCGCGCAAAGAAACCATGCAAGTCTGCATTGAACAGGCGTTAACGTCGGCAAACCTGTCGCCAAAAGACATTGGCTACATTTCTGCCCACGGCACGGCAACAGAACGCGGCGACGTGGCTGAAAGCCTCGCCACAGAGGCGATTTTCGGTGACAGCACGCCTATTTCCTCCCTGAAGAGCTACTTTGGCCACACGCTGGGCGCCTGCGGTGCGCTGGAAGCCTGGCTGAGTTTGGAAATGATGCGCAGCGGCTGGTTTGCTCCGACCATCAATCTGGAAAATCCCGATCCTGCCTGTGGGCAGCTGGACTATATTATGGGAGAAGGCCGCAGCATCGACACGGAATACATTCAGTCCAACAACTTTGCCTTTGGCGGCATCAATACGTCGCTCATTATTAAACGTTGGCCATAA
- a CDS encoding beta-ketoacyl-[acyl-carrier-protein] synthase family protein: MISISCAGLTNSLGSELNEISASLASGRSGLAPKDGWLLNGKSTWIGAATCELPNVPPHLSRHSSRNNRLLMSALAQIRPQVDDAIARFGTHRVAVVMGTSTSGIHEGELAIAHQLEHGVLPEHYHYQQQELGDPSSFLAALLSLNGPAYTLSTACSSSARAIISGARLIQAGLADAALVGGADSLCRMAINGFDSLESVSYQRCRPFAKDRDGINIGESAGLILLTREPSRVALLGYGESSDAWHMSAPHPQGEGAERAMRMALAQADMTPEQVGYVNLHGTATPLNDSAESLAVHRVFGSETPCSSTKHLTGHTLGAAGITEAILSWLILDRDLTLPVQDFSSSDKDDTIADIHLVTQPRRLTKKAIISNSFAFGGNNACILLGEVG, encoded by the coding sequence ATGATCTCTATTTCCTGCGCTGGCCTGACTAACTCGCTGGGGAGCGAGCTGAACGAAATCAGCGCCAGCCTGGCCTCAGGGCGCAGCGGGCTTGCCCCTAAAGACGGCTGGCTGCTGAACGGGAAATCAACCTGGATAGGCGCCGCTACCTGCGAACTGCCAAACGTTCCACCGCATCTTTCCCGCCATAGCTCTCGCAACAATCGCCTGCTGATGTCAGCGCTGGCGCAAATCCGCCCTCAGGTTGACGACGCCATCGCCCGTTTTGGCACTCACCGCGTGGCGGTGGTCATGGGCACCAGCACGTCTGGCATTCATGAGGGTGAACTGGCGATAGCCCATCAGCTTGAGCACGGCGTACTTCCCGAACACTATCACTACCAGCAGCAGGAGCTGGGAGATCCCTCCTCATTTTTAGCCGCGCTGCTGTCGCTGAACGGCCCGGCCTATACCCTGTCTACCGCCTGTTCCTCCAGCGCGCGCGCCATCATCAGCGGCGCTCGTCTGATACAGGCAGGGCTGGCGGACGCTGCGCTGGTTGGCGGTGCAGACAGTCTGTGCCGCATGGCGATCAACGGCTTTGACAGCTTAGAGTCCGTTTCCTATCAGCGCTGCCGCCCGTTTGCTAAAGATCGCGACGGCATTAACATCGGCGAGAGCGCCGGGCTGATTCTACTTACCCGTGAGCCGTCTCGCGTGGCGCTGCTGGGATACGGTGAATCCTCAGACGCCTGGCACATGTCCGCCCCTCACCCACAGGGAGAAGGGGCAGAGCGCGCCATGCGCATGGCGCTGGCTCAGGCTGACATGACGCCAGAACAAGTGGGCTACGTTAACCTGCACGGTACAGCAACGCCCCTTAACGATTCGGCAGAAAGCCTTGCGGTTCACCGCGTTTTTGGTTCCGAGACGCCGTGCAGCTCAACCAAACACCTGACAGGGCACACGCTGGGCGCTGCGGGAATTACCGAAGCAATTCTCTCTTGGCTAATCCTCGATCGCGATCTCACCCTGCCGGTTCAGGACTTTTCATCGTCGGACAAAGACGACACTATTGCTGACATTCATCTTGTTACGCAGCCTCGGCGGCTGACAAAAAAAGCGATTATCTCCAACTCGTTCGCGTTTGGTGGAAATAACGCCTGCATACTGTTAGGAGAAGTGGGATGA
- a CDS encoding 3-ketoacyl-ACP reductase FabG2 has translation MTRSVLVTGASKGIGQAIALRLAQDGFTAVVHYLSDRSGAEKTLNQIKSAGGNGRLLRFDISQRQQCREEIERDIEQFGAYYGVVSNAGIIRDGAFPALTESDWDGVIHTNLDSFYNVIHPCVMPMIGLRQGGRIVTLSSVSGLMGNRGQVNYSAAKAGIIGATKALALELAKRKITVNCIAPGLIDTGILDMEPIALDEAMKMIPLKRMGMPEEVAGLASYLMSDAAAYVTRQVISINGGMI, from the coding sequence ATGACCCGCTCTGTTTTAGTGACCGGCGCCAGTAAAGGCATCGGCCAGGCTATCGCCCTTCGCCTCGCTCAGGACGGGTTTACCGCTGTCGTCCACTACTTAAGCGACCGAAGCGGCGCAGAAAAAACGCTGAATCAAATTAAGAGTGCGGGAGGCAATGGCCGCCTCCTGCGTTTTGACATCAGCCAGCGGCAGCAGTGTCGCGAAGAGATTGAGCGGGATATCGAGCAGTTCGGCGCCTACTACGGCGTTGTCAGCAACGCGGGCATTATCCGCGACGGCGCGTTTCCCGCCCTGACTGAGAGCGACTGGGACGGCGTTATCCACACCAATCTGGACAGCTTCTATAACGTTATTCACCCCTGCGTGATGCCGATGATCGGTTTACGTCAGGGAGGACGGATCGTCACGCTGTCGTCCGTTTCCGGCCTGATGGGCAACCGCGGGCAGGTTAACTACAGCGCCGCAAAAGCCGGTATTATCGGCGCCACCAAGGCGCTGGCGCTGGAACTGGCAAAGCGAAAGATTACGGTTAACTGCATTGCACCCGGGCTGATTGACACCGGCATTCTGGATATGGAGCCGATCGCGCTGGACGAAGCCATGAAGATGATCCCCTTAAAGCGTATGGGGATGCCAGAAGAAGTGGCAGGGCTAGCCAGCTATTTAATGTCTGACGCGGCGGCTTACGTCACCCGTCAGGTCATATCGATTAACGGAGGAATGATATGA
- a CDS encoding procyclic acidic repetitive family protein, whose amino-acid sequence MSDSQLRNDLLNGLFERQLITADQLSRAKLYLQFISHIAFDTQEGAIDWLLENRIISERPSVSQAEVLSNSAATETEESEPEPESEPEPEPESEPEPEPESEPEPEPESEPEPEPEPEPEPEPEPEPEPEPEPEPEPEPEPEPEPEPEPEPEPEPEPEPEPEPEPEPEPEPEPEPEPEPEPEPEPEPEPEPEPEPEQDANAASSLTQAPNDADAQAVTLEWLMLLYYSGILNSSSLQKAKKALDERPELSFSREEDLLAWLETQGLVKKEPERKEATKKVKKSKPLSKTSPKPAAAQVNDPKVKKPKKKRGCLSKLFWLALILGAAGYFIQKDILPNEQFCDDSGVRAQLSQQFELSYQDIDKVTAAGGNRKSAISFTYASVSDFIETAFDRQSNEKSCKASVTYRGTHLASGEKNVVGEIGYRVGSGGQVIITEGKEAIVERVKDANFQNYLIYQEKYKITDAFMAGLNQLDNYLRTREREPGFIPLKQRVRWVNVTDNCRQDAEAGSERYLCPLKVKYANSTEVGAATFIFNFDMPVIRKDDGWYPTAQFFSLFLEALEKEKQNKAARAASSKQS is encoded by the coding sequence ATGTCCGATAGTCAACTGAGAAACGACCTGCTTAATGGCCTGTTTGAACGCCAGCTTATCACTGCCGATCAGCTTAGCCGCGCCAAACTCTACCTCCAGTTTATTTCCCACATCGCCTTTGATACACAAGAGGGCGCTATCGACTGGCTGTTAGAAAACCGGATCATCAGCGAACGCCCCAGCGTTTCTCAGGCTGAAGTCTTATCGAACAGCGCCGCTACTGAAACAGAAGAGTCGGAACCAGAACCCGAGTCTGAACCAGAGCCAGAACCCGAGTCTGAACCAGAGCCAGAACCCGAGTCTGAACCAGAGCCAGAACCCGAGTCTGAACCAGAGCCAGAGCCAGAGCCAGAGCCAGAGCCAGAGCCAGAGCCAGAGCCAGAGCCAGAGCCAGAGCCAGAGCCAGAGCCAGAGCCAGAGCCAGAGCCAGAGCCAGAGCCAGAGCCAGAGCCAGAGCCAGAGCCAGAGCCAGAGCCAGAGCCAGAGCCAGAGCCAGAGCCAGAGCCAGAGCCAGAGCCAGAGCCAGAGCCAGAGCCAGAGCCAGAGCCAGAGCCAGAGCCAGAGCCAGAGCCAGAGCCAGAGCCAGAGCAGGACGCTAACGCTGCTTCCTCGCTAACGCAAGCGCCAAATGACGCAGATGCGCAGGCCGTCACGCTTGAATGGCTCATGCTGCTTTACTATTCGGGGATCCTGAATTCCAGCTCGTTACAAAAGGCCAAAAAGGCGCTGGACGAGCGCCCAGAGCTGAGCTTTAGCCGGGAAGAAGATCTGCTGGCATGGCTTGAAACCCAAGGACTGGTGAAAAAAGAGCCGGAAAGAAAAGAGGCAACCAAGAAAGTCAAAAAGAGCAAACCGCTCTCCAAGACGTCGCCTAAACCCGCGGCAGCTCAGGTAAATGACCCCAAAGTAAAGAAACCCAAGAAAAAAAGAGGCTGTCTGTCCAAGCTGTTCTGGCTAGCGCTCATTCTTGGCGCTGCCGGGTACTTTATACAAAAAGACATCCTGCCAAATGAACAGTTCTGTGATGACTCCGGCGTAAGAGCCCAGCTCTCACAGCAGTTCGAACTCAGCTATCAGGATATAGACAAAGTCACGGCCGCGGGCGGTAATCGCAAAAGTGCCATTTCCTTTACCTATGCGTCGGTCTCAGACTTTATTGAAACGGCGTTCGATAGGCAGAGTAACGAAAAGAGCTGTAAGGCCAGCGTAACCTACCGAGGCACCCACCTTGCCAGCGGCGAGAAAAACGTCGTTGGCGAAATTGGCTACCGCGTCGGCAGTGGCGGCCAAGTCATCATTACGGAAGGGAAGGAGGCGATCGTTGAGCGCGTTAAAGACGCCAACTTCCAAAACTACCTGATCTATCAGGAAAAATACAAAATCACCGACGCCTTTATGGCGGGGCTCAATCAACTGGATAACTATTTACGAACCCGAGAGCGAGAGCCTGGTTTCATACCGCTAAAACAGCGCGTTCGCTGGGTTAACGTCACCGATAACTGCCGCCAGGACGCGGAAGCAGGGAGCGAACGCTACCTGTGCCCGCTGAAAGTAAAGTACGCCAACAGTACAGAGGTTGGAGCCGCAACCTTTATATTCAACTTTGATATGCCGGTGATACGCAAAGACGACGGCTGGTACCCCACCGCACAGTTTTTCAGCCTGTTCTTAGAAGCGCTGGAAAAGGAAAAGCAGAATAAGGCCGCGCGGGCAGCCTCTTCTAAACAGTCATAA
- a CDS encoding DUF3261 domain-containing protein yields the protein MKITSWAPLTLLILLLCGCSLSQSGSHPQAWLKPGARVALPAPVLSAPLSQQQLLTATVDGKAQSLMVMLDADGQKITLAALSPIGIRLFKVTYDAEGIHTEQSVALGQLPPAEQVLSDIMMSYWPIADWAPNLPKGWSLVERGDQRLLLDSQGETVSEILYHSEGGKRQPVAIIHHGFGYQIQIQNMDTAS from the coding sequence ATGAAAATAACGTCGTGGGCGCCACTGACTCTACTTATTCTGCTGCTTTGCGGCTGTTCGCTGTCGCAAAGCGGATCGCATCCTCAGGCCTGGCTAAAGCCCGGCGCGCGCGTTGCTCTGCCCGCACCAGTGCTTAGCGCGCCGCTAAGTCAGCAGCAGCTACTGACGGCAACGGTTGACGGCAAGGCACAGTCGCTCATGGTGATGCTGGACGCCGATGGTCAAAAAATCACGCTGGCTGCGCTTTCCCCCATTGGCATACGCCTGTTTAAAGTGACTTACGACGCAGAGGGGATCCATACCGAGCAGTCCGTTGCCCTTGGGCAGTTGCCTCCGGCAGAGCAGGTTCTCTCAGACATTATGATGAGCTACTGGCCAATCGCAGACTGGGCGCCAAACCTGCCCAAAGGGTGGTCACTGGTAGAGCGCGGAGACCAGCGCCTGCTGCTGGACAGCCAAGGCGAAACCGTGAGCGAAATTCTCTATCACAGTGAAGGCGGCAAGCGCCAGCCTGTTGCCATCATCCATCACGGCTTTGGCTACCAAATTCAGATACAGAATATGGATACTGCCTCATGA
- a CDS encoding 3-hydroxy-fatty acyl-ACP dehydratase gives MTEFQPAASYLPHELPMVFVENVLAVDDEGAVCEVRVAQDGVLAPFLTPQGDLPAWFAIEIMAQTIGVWRGWHGLKLGREPKLGMLLGSRGFKSSVGAYPHGSSLTVSVTMLLQDDKLASFDCRIALNGEENATRAKLNVYQPDDMELRQLMQPPNAQETTP, from the coding sequence ATGACGGAATTTCAACCAGCGGCCAGCTACCTTCCGCACGAACTCCCGATGGTGTTTGTCGAGAACGTGCTCGCCGTTGATGACGAAGGCGCTGTGTGTGAAGTGCGCGTTGCCCAAGACGGCGTTTTAGCGCCGTTTCTGACGCCTCAAGGAGATCTGCCCGCCTGGTTCGCCATTGAAATCATGGCGCAAACCATTGGCGTTTGGCGCGGCTGGCACGGGCTAAAGCTTGGCCGTGAACCAAAGCTTGGCATGCTGCTGGGCAGCCGCGGCTTTAAGTCCTCGGTGGGTGCCTATCCCCACGGCAGCAGCCTTACCGTCAGCGTCACCATGCTGCTACAGGACGACAAACTCGCCAGCTTTGACTGCCGCATCGCCCTGAACGGGGAAGAAAACGCCACTCGCGCAAAGCTGAACGTCTACCAGCCGGACGATATGGAACTGCGGCAGCTCATGCAGCCGCCCAACGCACAGGAAACTACGCCATGA